The Drosophila biarmipes strain raj3 chromosome 2L, RU_DBia_V1.1, whole genome shotgun sequence genome has a window encoding:
- the LOC108034144 gene encoding microsomal triacylglycerol transfer protein, with the protein MENKDKNRLQSLLLLALFFGSFDLGRAALIPPNSQQIFKLQNQVVLEELTRGSSAKETSYKFETELKISSVWSRDEDQLLEVFISGSRVDASGKSRPITQIPDRPFYISLVKGQPEKVIAHSSKDQSVLNLKRGIASLLQLRSDGSHEEELDVSGLCRVSYKVKSSTKVEKSKKLCSLWDLRVNYHPEEALGITQQAQEQVSYELSSEGALLKAESVESHRLSLAAKPDVGSSVKSTLSLQHISQGSEEVKQLELDSLEEVIQSLLDWNRVFELESDVDGMISEIKEQTLEEQLKASVEELQSEDVGKSSLALAYVKLIPLARVTRQDQFEDLLKEHSQFLPQLVDLLGAVQTFDAHNATFGFLYKDAETSNEQLELLEKYLQSLAVATHPDRKIVEHLFELLELEPIKKQPKLRESIIQTLATLTRQSRFDVEDPLLQQVRTYLLNGLSSKEPTLYIRALQNLQDPATIESLLEQAQRDEEQNLSVAALQALKAFPPSSFSSSHRKQFESIFYQQKRRFDSSARTLALDIILSLRPSQEQLGHLLDYLASNDRQFEIKTYVLQKLRMLAEQCPRFRALFERELAKRKQVNNYNVLGQKGLTTVLTRQLSLAPAFNESLLSTQEVYQGILKRGSVEFLLHAGRSQASSFKLGIYTAGLGSLVGDSDSGDGNDQIPADDELGGEETVTAGMEISVQGAQLRPLVFFSGQTELMGHVWGGSASDSTPAYQATTLAQDNEHYIILASGATLHWRVLGARSVDLNGKVGFSLWNRNAQTEIQQNTGSAVLGHVAVGFTYAKLEQEFSLTHEPKLSLNADLDFYSGIKLCMQLQRPEQLVKQTSIRSVFLQSVERPYAKHVRATLSHKTAGCTFALNQKNNEMCNLIFSE; encoded by the exons ATGGAGAACAAAGACAAAAACAGGCTGCAATCTCTGCTTCTTCTCGCACTCTTTTTTGGGAGTTTCG ACCTGGGAAGAGCGGCATTAATCCCTCCGAACAGCCAGCAAATCTTCAAGCTGCAAAATCAAGTAGTTCTAGAAGAACTTACCAGAGGTTCAAGTGCCAAGGAGACGAGCTATAAATTTGAAACCGAGCTTAAAATCAGTTCGGTGTGGAGTCGGGATGAGGATCAGCTACTGGAGGTCTTTATCAGCGGAAGTCGAGTTGATGCATCTGGAAAGTCCCGCCCTATTACCCAGATACCCGACAGACCCTTTTACATAAGTCTGGTCAAGGGACAGCCTGAAAAGGTGATAGCCCACAGTTCAAAGGACCAGTCGGTGCTCAACTTGAAGCGCGGGATAGCTTCACTTCTGCAGTTAAGATCGGATGGATCCCATGAGGAGGAATTGGATGTGTCTGGCTTGTGTCGAGTGTCCTACAAAGTAAAATCTTCAACGAAAGTGGAGAAAAGCAAAAAGCTGTGTTCTCTGTGGGATCTCCGGGTAAACTATCACCCAGAGGAAGCTCTCGGCATCACTCAGCAAGCGCAGGAGCAGGTCTCCTACGAACTGTCTTCGGAGGGAGCTCTTTTGAAGGCAGAGTCAGTGGAGAGTCACCGCCTAAGCCTCGCAGCCAAACCAGATGTGGGAAGCTCTGTAAAGAGTACCCTAAGCCTGCAACACATCTCCCAGGGATCGGAGGAAGTGAAGCAGCTGGAACTGGACAGCTTGGAAGAGGTTATCCAGAGCCTGCTAGACTGGAATCGCGTCTTCGAGCTGGAATCCGATGTAGATGGCATGATCAGCGAGATCAAGGAGCAAACT CTTGAGGAACAACTGAAGGCTTCTGTGGAGGAACTGCAATCCGAGGACGTGGGAAAGTCTTCGCTGGCATTGGCTTACGTCAAACTAATCCCCTTGGCCCGTGTCACTAGGCAAGATCAGTTCGAAGATCTGCTTAAGGAGCACTCGCAATTCTTGCCTCAGCTGGTGGATCTCTTGGGCGCTGTTCAAACCTTTGACGCTCACAATGCCACCTTTGGATTCCTCTACAAAGATGCAGAAACCTCTAACGAGCAGTTGGAGCTGCTGGAGAAGTACTTGCAGTCCCTGGCTGTGGCAACGCATCCGGATAGGAAAATAGTTGAACACCTGTTCGAGTTGCTAGAGCTGGAACCTATTAAAAAGCAGCCAAAGCTGAGAGAAAGCATAATCCAAACTCTGGCCACCTTAACCCGTCAAAGTCGGTTCGATGTTGAAGACCCATTGCTGCAGCAAGTACGAACTTATCTCCTCAACGGCCTCTCCTCCAAGGAGCCCACTTTGTATATCAGGGCTCTGCAGAACCTGCAGGATCCCGCCACTATTGAATCCCTGCTGGAACAGGCTCAAAGGGACGAGGAGCAAAACCTCTCGGTGGCTGCTTTGCAGGCCCTGAAAGCTTTTCCTCCCAGCTCTTTTAGTTCCTCGCATCGTAAGCAGTTTGAAAGCATTTTCTACCAGCAAAAGCGGCGCTTTGATAGCTCCGCTCGCACTTTGGCTCTGGATATCATCCTATCGCTCAGACCAAGTCAGGAGCAATTGGGTCACCTGTTGGACTACCTGGCCTCCAATGACCGCCAATTCGAGATTAAAACCTACGTGCTGCAAAAGCTGCGCATGCTGGCTGAACAGTGTCCGCGATTCAGGGCTTTATTCGAAAGAGAGCTGGCTAAAAGGAAGCAGGTCAACAACTACAATGTGCTGGGACAAAAGG GTCTCACGACTGTCCTCACACGGCAGCTATCTCTGGCTCCTGCCTTCAACGAATCTCTACTTAGTACCCAGGAAGTGTACCAGGGAATTCTCAAGCGTGGCTCCGTCGAATTTCTGCTGCACGCAGGCCGCTCCCAAGCAAGCAGCTTCAAATTGGGCATCTACACTGCCGGCTTAGGTTCGCTGGTGGGCGACAGTGACTCCGGTGATGGAAATGACCAAATCCCTGCGGATGATGAACTTGGTGGCGAGGAGACCGTCACCGCGGGCATGGAGATTAGTGTGCAGGGCGCCCAGCTGCGACCCCTGGTCTTTTTCAGCGGTCAGACGGAGTTAATGGGTCACGTGTGGGGAGGAAGTGCGTCAGATTCGACACCCGCCTACCAAGCAACCACCTTGGCCCAGGACAACGAGCACTACATCATCCTGGCATCGGGAGCCACTCTTCACTGGCGAGTTCTGGGCGCCAGGAGTGTGGACCTGAATGGCAAGGTGGGCTTCAGCCTGTGGAATCGAAATGCTCAGACGGAGATTCAGCAAAA CACTGGTAGCGCTGTCCTAGGTCATGTGGCTGTTGGTTTCACCTATGCCAAACTGGAGCAGGAATTCAGCCTCACTCACGAACCGAAACTGAGCCTGAATGCGGACCTGGACTTTTACAGTGGCATTAAACTCTGCATGCAACTTCAGCGACCTGAACAGCTTGTCAA ACAAACCTCCATTCGCTCGGTTTTCCTGCAGTCCGTGGAACGACCTTATGCCAAACATGTGCGCGCCACACTGTCGCACAAAACTGCGGGCTGCACTTTCGCCCTCAATCAGAAAAACAACGAAATGTGCAACCTTATTTTTAGCGAGTAA